GCAGGCGCACGTCCCCCTGGGCCAGCTCGACGGTGCGCAGCCGCCCCGAGCGGGCGACCCGCCGGGCCGCCACCCGGTCCCCCTCGGTGATGGCGGCCGCGACCCAGGTGCCGGCCTGGCCGGCCAGGGCCGGGCCGAGGGCGGCCACCATGCCGCCGGCGCCCCGGCCGGCGCTCAGGTTGCCGTCGTCGTCCACCTCGAACTGGACCGGACCGCGGTTGGACGCCACCACCAGCTCGGCCATCATCGCAACACCAGCCTTTCGGCGTCACCAGGAACCACTATGCTCTAAGAGCATCCTGGCATTCCTGAACGCGACGGTCGACCGGATCCGAAGGCGGCGAGGCATTGACCCAGACGGGCGAGGAGGCGGCCCGGGCGGCGACGCGGGCGCCCCTGCTCGAGCCGCCGGCGCGCCGCCCCTCCCCGTACGAGCGGTTCGTGCGCGTCGGCATCGTGGCCTGGTGCGGCATCGGCGTGATCATCCTCGGCTACCTGATGGTGCGGCTGATGCTGTACGTCAACCCGGTGCTGCCGCCCCTGCTGATCGCCGTGGCCGTCGTCTACCTGCTCAACCCGCTCGTGTCGGCCCTGGAGCGCCGCGGCGTGCCCCGGGTGGCCGGCGCCGGCATCGTCTACGTCCTGTTCCTGTGCATCGTCGCCCTGGTCGTGTCCCTGCTCGTCCCGGTGGTGACCAGGCAGGTCACCCAGGTGATCGACCACTTCCCCGACTACCTGGCCGATGGGCAGGCCGCCATACGACGACTGGCCGCCCGCTTCGGCCAGGAGCCGGACTTCCGGCTGGACGCCGAGCAGGTCAGGGAGTGGCTGTCGGCGGGCGAGAACCGCCAGGCGGTCACCAGGTACCTGACCGGGCTGCGGTCGGTCACCAACTCGGTCATCAGCGGCCTGATCATCATCGTGCTCGGCCCGGTCATGGCCTTCTACCTGCTGGTCGACCTGCCGCGGCTGCGCCGGGGGGCGATGGCCCTGGTCCCGCCCGCCCGCCGCAACGAGATCCGGGGCCTGATGGACCGGATCGGCCAGGCGGTCGGCGGCTTCTTCCGGGGCCAGCTGCTGGTCGCCCTGTTCGTCGGGGTGGCCTCCTCGATCGGCCTGTGGGCCATCGGGCTGCCGTTCTGGCTGCTGGTCGGGATGGTCGCCGGCGTCTTCAACCTGGTCCCGCTCGTCGGGCCGTTCATCGGCGGCGGGCTGGCCGTGATCATCGCCCTGATCTCCGGCGAGCCCATCAAGGCCGTCTGGGCCGCCCTCGTCCTGCTGGCCGTGCAGCAGATCGACAACCACCTGATCTCCCCTAACGTGATGGGCCGCACCGTCCAGCTCCACCCCGTCGTGGTCATGCTCGCCCTGCTCGTGGGGGCCAGCTTCGCCGGCCTGTTCGGGATGCTGGTGATCGTGCCCCTGGTCGCCGTGGCCAAGATCATCTTCCTGTTCATGTGGTCCAAGTACGTCGACTACGGCGACGAGCTCACCCAGGGCGACCCGGGG
The nucleotide sequence above comes from Actinomycetota bacterium. Encoded proteins:
- a CDS encoding AI-2E family transporter; the protein is MTQTGEEAARAATRAPLLEPPARRPSPYERFVRVGIVAWCGIGVIILGYLMVRLMLYVNPVLPPLLIAVAVVYLLNPLVSALERRGVPRVAGAGIVYVLFLCIVALVVSLLVPVVTRQVTQVIDHFPDYLADGQAAIRRLAARFGQEPDFRLDAEQVREWLSAGENRQAVTRYLTGLRSVTNSVISGLIIIVLGPVMAFYLLVDLPRLRRGAMALVPPARRNEIRGLMDRIGQAVGGFFRGQLLVALFVGVASSIGLWAIGLPFWLLVGMVAGVFNLVPLVGPFIGGGLAVIIALISGEPIKAVWAALVLLAVQQIDNHLISPNVMGRTVQLHPVVVMLALLVGASFAGLFGMLVIVPLVAVAKIIFLFMWSKYVDYGDELTQGDPGSSARAGR